GCGGCGTCTCGAGGCGGCGCGACAACGCACCAGAAACTGCACCACGCGAGCCACCCAACCATGGAATCcagccacccctccccctcccccacccccggtACCCAAGTCTAACGTACGGCGTGCAGACAAAGACGGCCAACATGGAGAACAAGACGAAGCTGATAGCACCATACATCACGCAGCATAGAAAGGGAAAAACGAAGCGTGAACATCACCAGAGAGGGAGACCAAAAAATatcacggaggaggagggaggggaggtggggaaGGAACACGAGGCAGACTCAGCAAGTGGGCCACGAAATCACCAAGAGCGCCgtgcgaaaaaaaaagaagagacGGAAGAGCAGAAACGAACCAGCCATAGtgaaagagagcgagacgcTCTGTTCGCTGTTCTCACCCCACCATGAGCAGAGGGTGTCAGAGGAGGTGAAAGGAGGCAGGTGGCAGAgtctctgctgcgcctctccgTCCTCGCATATGGGCAACTCCGTGCGTGACACTACCAAAAGCCgttgccgccagcgcggtgACGACCGCGGTAGTAGTCGTTCGCGCTCCCTCCGCTGTACGTGGAGGAGAAATTGAACCCGCCAGCACGCGTGAAGCGCTCGCGATCCTGCTTCGCGTCGTACTCGCGCCTCTTCACAGTATCCGCCAAGGTGGCGTACGCCTCACTGATAATTTTGAATTTGTGCTCGGCCCGCTCCCGCTCAACCTCATCCAGGCCAATGCACTTGTCCGGGTGCCACCGCAGCGAGAGCTCGCGGTACTTGAGCTTGATCTCTCGCTCTGTCGCGGTGCGAGAGACACCTAATTGAAAGTAAAAgtccctctccttctccgcctccttggcCAGGTTCTGCTCTGCCGCTCTCAGCTCCCGGGCCAGCTCGCGGTCGGTGCTGTCGTACTCGATCGCCTTCTTGAAGTCCCGCACGGCGGCAAAGTGGTCGCCAAGGTGTTCGTggcagcgcgcgcggcgcgcgtACGCCTTGTAGAACTCCTTGTCGATCTGCAGCGTCTTGGTGCAGTCCTCGACGCCCTCCCGGTAGCGACCCAGCTCCTTatacgcggcggcgcggttGCAGTagagcacgcgcagcacctgATCGTTGTCAGCGGCGGCTTGAATGGCGACCGTGTAGTACTCGGCCGCCGGGCCGTAGTTCTTCTTGTTGAAGTTTGAGTTGCCCTTCTGCTTGCCGTCGTCAACGGCATCAATCTTCTTCAAAAGCTCGTTGCAGGCGTcgtccagctgcgccgcgtccacGATGCACTTCCGCGCTCGCTCAAAGTACTCGAAGCCGGAGAGGTAGAGACACTCGCTCATGATGCGGCACGCAGCCGGGGTGCGCGTGGAGTGCGagagcgcctccagcacctccacggCGCGCATGtagtgccgctgctcccgcAGCGACTCGGCACTCCGAACTCGGAACGGCACGGTATCGCTGAACTGAGCAACCAACATCCGGTACTGCTCATCGCCTTCCGGGGTGCCGAAGCAACGCTCGGCGTGGCGGTACGCCTCGAGGCCACTCTTGTACCGGGCaagctccgcctccatgtcGCTGGTCAAGCGATCCCTCGGCGTGCTCTCCATGATCTCCACGGCACGCTTTAGATTTCCCATCGTGCAGGCAGAGCGAGCGGCGCGCGACAGCATCTTCACGCTGCTCGGGTCCAGGCGCACTACCTCGAGGCAGTCCTCAATGCACTCGCTGTACCGTTGTGCCATATAGTGTGCCGCACTACGGTTGCCGTAGAGGAACTTGACGTTGGACTGATGATCCATCGGCTGCAACTTGATTGCCTTTGTGTAAAGTTCCAACGCAGCAACGTACTCCGCGTTCTCATACTTGCGGTCCGCCTCCAGCTTGTACTGTCGGCTCGTGACGCCGTTAGGCCTCCCGGCGGCAACCGCCGGGGTGGCTCGCGCGGTGATGGCAGCGCTTTTGCGCGTCGTGATCTCCGAGCGGCTAGAGGCTTCCGCGCTGCCGATCTGGTGGCGCTCGGCAGTCTCGGCATCCGTCAGCTCCGCTAAGACCGCTTGCATCGCGGCTGTGGAAGTGGCAGAAGCCGGAGCCGGTGAGCTGGGCGATGCGAcagccaccgcctcctctttTGCCACCGACTCTGCGCCGTTGGGGTGTGTGGCGTTCACTGGAAGGGGTCGCTTTGCGCGCAGAATGCGGCGATCGCCCACGAAGTCGTCGTGTGACTCAGGCAGTCCTGCTGCAGCCTTCAGCACTCGCAGCACCTCTCGCAGCGGTCGCGGCAACTCTGTGATGTGGGTGCCTGGCAAGGCCAGAGCGCAACGCCGGCACGCTACCGATGCATGCGCCCCGATGAGTACAACGTCTACCACTACCTTGGCACACAAAGCACACCTGAGATGTCGCTCGGAGAGACTCTTGGCAAACTCCATCACCTCTGGATGCTCATCGttggcagcgacgccgcttGCATTAGCCGAGCTGCGCATTGCGTGACCGCTGTTGGCCCCACTTCCATTGCCGACGTTTGGCGCCAAGGTGGATCTAGGGCtcgtctgctgctgtgaaggtcccgtcgcggcggcactgGCACCGGTCGGGCGGCGACTGAAAACGGTGAAGCCGTTCTCATCCTTCGGGTCCGTGAATCGTGCTGCGACGCCGTTGACACCGCGAAGGACAGGAGTTCCACCTTGTAGCTTGTCTGTCGGGCCAGCCCGGACGCCGCTGATCTTGTTGACGTTAAGGTTGTTGGGCCAGGCCAGGCCGCtcgcgctggcggtggccgtgTTCAGTGACAGCTCTGGCGAGCGGTTCCCCGCATCGGTGCCGACGTCGCGCGGGTCGCTGGTGGGCTCATCCAACttagaagaggaggaagccgATGAAGACACCACCTCCGGCTCCATTCCAAGGGCGGCGCTCATGGCACGCGCGTCTGTGATTGGGGAGCCGAGGGAAACGAGCGGTGAGAACAGGCGAAAAACTCTGCGGAGGCGTGCGCTGTGTCCTGCGCGCTTCTGCAAGCGGGTGGCTGGGTGGGCGGGTGGGTTCACCAGCAACGATAATGGCCGGCACCCTCAGCGCCTTGTCGATGCTGTCTTGATATTGTGCTGTTTCTGAATGGCGGAGGCGTGGGCACAAGGAGACGGATATGAGCGTATATCCCCCCCCGTGATTGGGCTGGCCTGTGTTCTCCGACAGTCGCCCACTTTCTtatttttcgttgttgttccTTTTGCGATCTATGAGCGTCACCGAAAGCGCGGAGGGGATGTCTGGTGCACACGTGGCGCGTCCTCTCCAAGTGGTCCCCCCACCTGAGTGACTTGTGATgacgggggaaggggaagaaaggagagggtgCTGGCTTCTATGTCGCTCACGTGAGAGCAGACGACTGTGCAAGTCTAAACAACGCGCgacggcgagagaggaaaTTGTGTACGCAGTTGTGAACAGATGATACTCCAAAAACCCGTGTGCTCGCACAGCTGcgtgcacacaagcacgcaggAGTGGAGAGAAAGAGCACCGATCAGCAGTGGCGCACGGGCAGCAGGCACGActagggggagggggcctcGGGAAACCCGATCGCTGAGAAGCAAAACGGCAACAACTAGAAAAGGCCTggcgaaaagaaaacgaaaaacggCGAAGGAGTGGCGccacagagagcgagacaaGACGTAGaccatacacacatacacacaacaacagaaaaaaaaaacaagggAGAACAacggcgcgcgcacggcgtTGAGGAAGAATTGGTGGTAATCCGTTGCAGCGGCGAGACGTccgcgagagagaaaaatGGAAAGGTATACCCGTGCTtggatgtgcgtgtgaggtgagggaggagggggtctGAGGGTCGCGGGAGCTAATTGAGCAGGGTGCACACCACAGGAGAACAAGCAAGGCGCGGGAAGGGCAGGAGTGAGGCTGCCGTCGACACGGGCGGCAGCCAGGGTCTCTAGGAAGAAGtaaaaggaaagggaaggtgCGAGTCTGATAGAGGGCCAAGTGAATTACGGAGCGGTAGTCCGGTACGCGGCTCCACGGTCGGGAAGCAGAGAGTATGCAAAACAAGAGCCAGGCCGCACTGACAAGCAAACGAAATTAAGCTGTATCGGAAAGTATGAAGAAGGCGGTGAGGGGCAGTCCAGGCACCTCCCCGTCTGCAAAGTGGAAATCAGAAACAAAAGGCTGATGCTTGGTGCCAACACCGCAGCAGGAGGAAAGGGACAGAGACGCGGCCACGAGTTGCTGCTCTTGACTGCGGGAAGAGGACTGTcgcgcgggggaggggggagagggaaaagagGAAGCACGGGATTATCGTCACCCGATGCGAGAAGCCACATAAAGTGGGCGATACGAATTTGCAATGTAACGCCGTTCAGCGTTGACGAACAAGCAAAAGGGcgggaggagaaagaggagtaggagaagggaagggagggcgTGTCAAAGGCGCGAGATCAGAGCAGGTAAAATGTTGGAgtaaaaaaagaaaagaaagtTGAAGGAAAGCAGAATGGGAAGCGGTGGTAGATGCATCGGTGCCGCGCAAGAGAGAACGGAAGCGGTCGGTAGTgttacccccccccctttcgtTACTTCGCACCTCCAATGAGCACAGAGCTACCTCAGCTCGTAGCGAGCAAGCGGATAGCTGGCGACTCCCTCGTTCTTTCGTACCGCCTGCCCCGAGCGCTGTGCAGCAAAGGAGAACGAGAAGCAGAGGAAGTCATCCGTCCATGAAGGATGCGCTGCGACTCGTCGCGTTTTGCTCCGCTTGATTCCAGCTTGTCAGGGAAGCCACTGTCGTTGAAGTCCTCTCCGTTTGTGTGTTTCTATTTTGACTTTTTTCTTGCCTCACGCGCTTACACGAGCGTGAGGACCTAGGTGGGAGATgtgcacacaagcacaagcACGCGTAGTATAATCCCGGAGCGGGCGGTGTATACCGTACAGTGAAACGCTTAATCATCAACCCAACGCCACAGAcaccagaaaaaaaagcaaacaACGAAGCGATCCAcaaaggcgcgcgcgcgccaccaTCATGCGCTCTTTTGCTCGCCAACGCAGACAGATATGAACGTCCGTTGAGAGAGCACATCGCTCACTCGCGTATGCGTGACTGAGCACCCTCGAGTCACACACGGAATAAGCGAGAGGGTGAgcgggaaaaaaaacgcgaAAAAAGGAACAGGAGGAGCTCGCGCCTTTAACCACGCACCAGCAAAGACATCAACGTGCGTCAGGAGTGGAGTGGCAGGGGCAAAACGGTGCTTGTACACACGTACCCAATATACAACAGTACATACGCGAGCAGGCATTCTGAAACGACAAGTGGATTGTGAACGTGACAACAAAACCACGAAAGGCGGCATGTTTcacggaagaaaaaaaaagaaggggcTGGGGAGACATAGACAGAGAGCGCGTGGCAGGGGAAGCAGCATGCggagcagaggaggcgagcaGCAAGATGATGTGAATTCAACTAGACAACACTCCAAAAGCGGGACCCGCTATGCGTGTGCCTTCATGCGCTTTCGTagcttctgcgcctcctgccgGAGACGATTATCAGACTTCTTTCCCTTGCACTCCTTACATTTCCAACCGTGCGGGCGGTGAATCATGCCGGGAACGTTGAAGCGGccgcacaccacacacaacTTCGGCATTGTCGTTCCGTT
The window above is part of the Leishmania mexicana MHOM/GT/2001/U1103 complete genome, chromosome 33 genome. Proteins encoded here:
- a CDS encoding DNAj-like protein, producing MSAALGMEPEVVSSSASSSSKLDEPTSDPRDVGTDAGNRSPELSLNTATASASGLAWPNNLNVNKISGVRAGPTDKLQGGTPVLRGVNGVAARFTDPKDENGFTVFSRRPTGASAAATGPSQQQTSPRSTLAPNVGNGSGANSGHAMRSSANASGVAANDEHPEVMEFAKSLSERHLRCALCAKVVVDVVLIGAHASVACRRCALALPGTHITELPRPLREVLRVLKAAAGLPESHDDFVGDRRILRAKRPLPVNATHPNGAESVAKEEAVAVASPSSPAPASATSTAAMQAVLAELTDAETAERHQIGSAEASSRSEITTRKSAAITARATPAVAAGRPNGVTSRQYKLEADRKYENAEYVAALELYTKAIKLQPMDHQSNVKFLYGNRSAAHYMAQRYSECIEDCLEVVRLDPSSVKMLSRAARSACTMGNLKRAVEIMESTPRDRLTSDMEAELARYKSGLEAYRHAERCFGTPEGDEQYRMLVAQFSDTVPFRVRSAESLREQRHYMRAVEVLEALSHSTRTPAACRIMSECLYLSGFEYFERARKCIVDAAQLDDACNELLKKIDAVDDGKQKGNSNFNKKNYGPAAEYYTVAIQAAADNDQVLRVLYCNRAAAYKELGRYREGVEDCTKTLQIDKEFYKAYARRARCHEHLGDHFAAVRDFKKAIEYDSTDRELARELRAAEQNLAKEAEKERDFYFQLGVSRTATEREIKLKYRELSLRWHPDKCIGLDEVERERAEHKFKIISEAYATLADTVKRREYDAKQDRERFTRAGGFNFSSTYSGGSANDYYRGRHRAGGNGFW